AGCGATCTCCACGTTTCCCAGGTCCACCGGGGTGACCTGGATGCCGGGGATCTCGATCGCGAGCTCGAGGTACGGCGGAAGCTCGGCGAGCGCCGTGACGCCGCAGCGGGCGACGGTCCGGATGAGCGCCCGCTCGGCCTCGTCCAGCGCGAGATCCAGCGGAGAGAGCGCGTTCTCGACGGCCACCGCCGGGTCCACGATGCGGATTCCGATCTCGCCGGAGACACGGACCTCGACACCGTCCTGGCTGCGGGCCGTGACAACGAATGGCCGCCGGGTGCATGCCCTCGGCAACCAGACGTACCGCTCGAGCAACGGCACGCGGATCGCGAGCCCGCCGGCGAGAACCCGGTGGGTGCGGCCGGACCGCAGTACGACGAGCCAGTGGCCGCGGGGGACCACCCGTGGCTCGATCGCGGCAACCGCCGCGAGGACGAGAAGCGTGGCCAGAATCGCCCAAGGACGGGCGGCCGGCGACGCGAGGACGGTGGTTGCGACGTACATGCTGCCTCCCGGGGCCGTTGGTGCGGCGAGGCACTCGCCAACGACCCCCTCGGCACGTCAGGCGCGCCCCGCCGCAGCTCCAGTCTGGCCGCCGGAACAGGGCGACGGTATGAGTGCTGACACCCACCTTTGCCCGGTCGCATGGACATCCTCGACGCACGTGATGGAGGCTGGAGCGGTGAAGACAGCAGCCGGAATGCCTTTGTACTGGCGGGTCTGCCTGATCAACGGACTGGTGTTCGTGGTCGGGACCGCCGCGCTGGCGCTGGCCCCGGTGACGGTGTCCGCGACCGTACTCGTCTCGGAGGCCGTCGTCCTCGTGCTCGGCCTGATCGGCATCGTCGTCCTCAACTCGATGCTGTTGCGCACGAGCCTCGCGCCACTCGACCGGCTGATCCGGCTGATGGACACCGTCGACCTGCAACGGCCCGGACGCCGGTTGCCCGAGTCACGCAACGGCGCGGTCGAGCAACTCGTGCGCGGTTTCAACGCGATGCTCGAACGCCTGGAGACCGAACGCGGCCGGAGCAACGCGAAAGCGCTCGCCGCGCAGGAGGCGGAGCGGCACCGGATCGCGCGCGAGCTGCACGACGAGATCGGTCAGGGCCTCACCGCCGTACTGCTCGGTCTCAAACAGCTGTCGTCGGGCGTGCCCGAGGCTGTGCAGAAGGACCTGCTCGAAGTGCAGGAGACGGCGCGAGCCACGCTCGACGAGGTTCGCGGCGTGGCTCGACGGCTGCGCCCGGGCGTGCTCGAAGATCTCGGCCTTCAGGCGGCCCTGGCCGCGCTCGCGACCGAGTTCTCGTCACACGGGATGCACGTACGGCGGGTCACCTCGCCCGGCCTGCCCGAGCTGGGCGCCGAACGGGAACTCGTGATCTACCGCGTCGCCCAGGAAGCGCTCACCAACGCTGCGCGCCACTCACAGGCCCGCAGCGTGCGGCTGTCGCTGCAGCGGCAAGGCCAAGCGGTCGTTCTGGCGGTCGACGACGACGGGACGGGCCTGCGCGGCGCAGAGGAAGGCACAGGGATCCGGGGAATGAGAGAGCGCTCTCTCCTGATCGGGGCCGAACTCTCGGTCGGTCCCGGTGACACTGGTACGTCGGTGCGTCTGACAGTCCCGCTGGATCAGCGATGATCCGGATCCTGCTGGCCGACGACCACGCCCTGGTACGCCGCGGCGTACGGCTGATCCTGGACAGCGAACCGGACCTGCAGGTCGTCGCGGAGGCCGGAGACGGTGCGGAAGCGCTCCAGGCGTTCCGCGAGACGCCGGTCGACCTGGTGGTGCTCGACGTCGCGATGCCGCGGATGACGGGTCTGCAGGCGGCCCGCGAACTGTCCCGCCGGCGTGAACCGCCGCGGATGCTGATGCTGTCGATGTACGACAACGAGCAGTACTTCTTCGCTGCGCTGAAGGCAGGCGCGAGCGGCTACGTGCTGAAGTCGGTCGCCGACCGCGATCTCGTCGACGCCTGCCGGGCCGCCGGGCGCGGTGAGTCGTTCCTGTATCCCGGCGTGATGAGCACGCTGGTGCGGGACTACCTGGACCGGGTACGGCGGGGAGAGCGCGTTCCCGGTCAGGTCCTGACCGCTCGCGAGGACGAGGTCGTGAAGCTGATCGCGGAGGGGCACTCGTCGAAGGAGATCGCGCGCATCCTCACGATCAGCCACAAGACCGTCGAACGGCACCGCGCCAACATCCTCCAGAAGCTCGGCATGCGCGACCGCACCGAACTCACCCGCTACGCCATCCGCGCCGGCCTCATCGAACCCTGACGAACTTCACACCGGCGCAACAGCCGGGCAATCTGGACCAGGGACGCTTTGCCGTATGGACTCGTTGCGTACGACGCTCACGGGTGGGACCGCCTGCGACGTGTGTGGACGTTTGCCGCATCCCCGGCGACTCCGGCTGACGCTGGCGAAGCTGGTCGCGATCGCCCCGGTGGAGCTGGCGTTGCACGCGATGGTGCTCGCCGCGCACCCGCCGTACCTGGTCTCCGTCGCCGTTCTTGCGAGCGTGACAACGGCGCTCGTGATCTGGGTGGTGGAGCCGTCGACGATGCGGCTGCTGCGGTCCTGGCTGCATGCGCCGAAGGCCCGTCCGCGGAACGGGATCGGGACGCTGTGGCGGATTCGCGTCACGCTCGACGATCGGGCGGGAACGCTGGAGAGCGTTACCCGGCAGCTCTCCGTCCTGAACGCGAACATCCTGGGGCTGCACGTTCATCCGATCGACGACGGGGTGCGGGACGAACTGGTCGTCTCGACGCCGGATGACGTCACGGCCGCTGAGCTGGAGATTGCGATCGAGTCGGCAGGTGGGCGCGAGACGCACGTGTGGCCGACGACCGCGTTGGCGTTGGTGGACGGTCAGACGAAGGCGTTGAGTCTGTCGGCTCGGGTGGTGGCGGATCCGAGCGAGCTGCCGCATGCGGTCGCCGAGTTGCTGGGCGCTCAGCTGGTCACTAATCGGGCGACTCTGGCGGGTCAGCTGCCCGACGACGGGACGGTGCTGAAGGTGCCTTCGCCGTGGACCGGCCTGTTCGCGTTCAGCCGGCCGGGGGAGCCGTTCACTCCGGCCGAGTCCGCACGGGCCCACCGCCTCGCCGAACTGGCAGAAGCCGCCCAAACCATCACCCGCTGAGTCCGCTGAGTCCGCTGAGTCGCCTCAGTTGCGGTGCGGTGGGGTGGTGGGGAAGGTGATCGGCTGGACGATCTCGATGCGGGTTCCGACGTGCTCGCAGGTGGGGAGGTCGTGGTAGATCTCCCAGCTGTCCCCGGTCGCGACCGCATCTCCGGTTTCCAGCCAGTCGTGCACGGCGTGATAGCTGAGCGGGAGTTTCTCGTCCGGGTCGCTGTGCCAGACGGCGAGCACCGGTCCGGCGGGCAGTGAGGAAGCTTCGACTTCGCCGCTGTTCGCGATCGGCGCCCCGACGGGGAAGCCGGCCTCGGCCGCGATCCCGCCGCCGGGCAGCGGATGCCAGCGGGCGAACGGGTATCCGGTCGGAGCGATGCCGTGGTGACGCAGATGCTCGGCCACGACCGCACACGCTGAAGGAACCCAGTCCGCCAATTGCTCAGGGACAAGGTGACCCCGCCGGACGGCGGTCAGTTCGTCGCTGTGGAATCTCACCTGGGGCATGGTGCATCACCACCCCTCAATGTACGTCGGCATTCGGCGCCTGGATACGGACCGCTACCCGGCTGAGGGCGCGCAGGGCGGCGACCGTTTCTGCGATCTGCTGATGCGACGCGCTGGAGTGGACCGTGCGGAACAGGTCGTTGCGGTCGTCTTCGAGGCCTTCGAGCAAGTGCTCGATTTCCGCGACCACGGCGTCGTACGGCGGCTGAGCGGTGAGCAGCGGCAGGATGTGGCCGCGGAAGGCGACGAGGGTGTGCTGGGCCTCGGCGAGCCGGCGCTCTTCGAGGAACCAACTGTCGGACGAGCTGGTCTCGGCGAGGTTCCCGAGGTCGGCCTCCCAGCGGCCGATCTCCTCGCGCACTGCTGTCATGACTGCTCCTTCAGGAAGTCGGCGAGCGGCCGGCGCGCGGTCGCGGAGCCGGAGCGGTGGTGGCCGAAGCGGATGATCATGTGCGCGTGACCGGGCAGCCCGGTGAGGTGCTGGACGCTGCGGCGCAGGTCGTCGTACTCGAGCGGCTGGTTCAGGAACGAGGCGCTGACACCTGCCTGGGTCGCGGTGAGCAGCACGCGTTGGAGCGCTGCGCCTGCGGCTACCTGGTCGGAGGGCTCGTCGAAGTCGGTCGAGAGTACGGCGAGGTCCGGGTGCTGTTCGAACGGCCGCTCGGCGCGCATGCGGTCGGTCGGCCGGGTCGCCAGGTCGCGGACAGTCGCTGGGTAGGTGACGTCGCGCGGTCCGAGCGCCGAGCTGGGCACGCCGTCGGCGGTCCGTTCGCCACCGACCCAGTGGGCGCGTTCGGCGCGGCGGTGCCAGTCGCCGATCTCGCGCAGATCGGTGTCGCGCACCAGATCGAGAACCGCGTGGACATCGTCCTCGGCGAGCCAGGTGAGCTGCGCGCCCTCGGCGTACGCCGCCTGCAGCAGCGAAACCCGCGTGCCCTCGGCGACCGCTGTGGCGTCCGACGGGTGCCGGTCGGTGTGGCGATAGGGGATCTGTACGGCGAGATCGTGCAGCTCGTCGTTCCGGGCGGCGGTCGGTTCGATCACGATGCGGGCGAGCAGATCGGGTTCTTCCAGCGGGTACGGCGCCAGCCCGAACCAGGCGCCGTACCCGAGAGTCTCGGCCGCGCAGCGGAGGTTGAAGGTGGCGGCGCCGGCGGCGATCCGCATCGCCCGGCCGGTCGGGTCTTCGGCGGGAAGCGTGCGGGATCCGTCCAGGTAGACGTCGATCACGTGACCGTCGATCTCGAACCGCCACGGCTGGGTGTTGTGCATGCTCGGCGCGGCGACGGCGGCCGCCAGCAGGACTTCGATGTGCTCTTTCGGCAGCTGATCGGACATGAGGTCCACCTCCAGCTTCAGCTTCGCCGGAAGAGAGTGGGTCGCGCTGCGGGCAAGAGTCCCGACCTGGCAGGCCTTTCGGCCGTCAGTCGACCGGGGCTGTGAGCTCGACGACGGTGCCCTGTGGGTGGTTGTCGCTGATCCGCACGGCGCCGCCGAGCGCCTGGGCGCGGTCGGTCAGGTTGCGGAGGCCGCTGCGGTGGGTGCCCAGGCCGATACCGATGCCGTTGTCGGTGACCCGGGTGATGACCTGGCCGGGGGAGACGGTGATCTCGACGGTCGCGTGCGAGGCCTCGGCGTGGCGGACGATGTTGGACAAGGCCTCGCGAATCGTGGCCAGGATCTGCGGCCGGACGGTCGCCGGTACGACGGTGTCGATCGGGCCGGTGCAGGTGAGTTGCGGCCGGAACCCGAGCGGTTCGGCGTACTCGTTGACCAGCGCGTGTACGTCGCCACGCAACGACGCGGTCGCCTCCGGCTGCTGCAGTTCGAAGATCGCGGCGCGTAGTTCGTGGATCGTCGTGTCGATCTCGTCGACCGCGCGGGCCAGGCGTTGCTGGTGCTCGGGCGCGACCAGCCGATGCATACCTTGGAGCTGGAGCCCGGTCGCGAACAGCCGTTGGATGACCAGATCGTGCAGATCGCGGGCGATCCGGTCGCGGTCCTCGAGGACGGCGAGCATGTCCCGATCCCGTTGCGCCTGAGCGCGCTCGACCGCGAGCGTCGCCTGGCCCGCGAACATCGCGACCAGGTCTGCTCCGTCGGCCATCCGTGAGTCGGCGCCTTGCGCGATCGCCACGACCAGCACGCCGCCGGTGCCGGCGCCGCCGGCCGGCAGCGGCGCCAACGTTGTCCTCGCCAGCGTCGCGCCTTCGGGGAACTCGGCCAACCCACCCGCGTCCTTGAGGAACTGCGCGAGGTCCTCGATCACGATCTGTTCACCGGCGCCCGAGGTGACGCGGCCGAGCACCGGTACGTCGCTGGGGATCCGGCGGCCGAGGTACTGCGAGTACCCGGGCGGCCCGTCGACAGCGCGGACGACCAGCTGATCCGCGTCAGTGAGGAGAACGGCCGCGACCTGCGCCCCGGCCACCTCGCGGGACCGCTGCGCGATCAACTGGAGCGCCTGGTCGGCATCGAACTCGCCGAGCATCAGCTGGGTGATCTCGGCCGTGATCTCGTGCCAGCGCCGGCGCTGCTCGGAGTCGGCGTACAACCGGGCGTTGTCGATGACGACGCCGGCCGCGGCAGCCAGGGCGGTGACGGCGCGTTCGTCGTCCTCGGTGAAGTCGGCGCCGCCGGTCTTCTCGGTCAGGTAGAGGTTGCCGTAGGCGTGTTCGCGGGTTCGGACCGGGACGCCGAGGAAGCTCTTCATCGGCGGGTGGTTGGCCGGGAATCCGTACGATCTGGGGTGTTCGGCGAGGTCGTGCAGGCGGATCGGCTCGGGGTGCTCGATCAGCAGGCCGAGGATGCCGTGGCCCTCGGGGTACGGTCCGATGGCGGCGATCTCGTCGCCGGTGACGCCGTGGGTGATGAAGCGGACGAGTCGTTTGCCGTCCGGCCCGACGACGCCGAGCGCGCCGTACCGGGCGCCGGCCAGCTCGCACGAGGCGGAGACAATGCGGTCCAGCGTGCTGTTCAGGTCGAGATCCGCGCCGATCCCGACGACCGCGTCGAGAAGCGCCCGCAAGCGCTCCTGGTACTCCATGAACTCGTCGACCCGCCCCAGCAGCTCCTGCAGGAGCGCATCGAGCCGTACTCGGGACAAACCCGCGTGCTCGAGCGCGCCTTCGTCCCACCCCCCACGCGAGCCTTCGGCCACGCGACCACAGTACAAATAACGGTGAGTTACCGGAAGCGCGGACGCCGTCCCCACGGGACCAGGCGCCGGCCGTGGACGGACTCGATCCCGAGCCGGACGAGCCGCGGCTCCTCCATCGGCATCCAGGAATGCAGAGCCAACGTACGACGCAACTCGGCCACCTCGTCGTCCGTGACCACGGACAGGTGCCCGATCGCCGTCACCGTCCACCCGATGTGCCGCTCCGCATCGACCTCGTCGGCCTCGAACGCGACCACATCGCCCCGCTCGGCGGCCCGGAACTTGTCGCCCTGGCCGGTGCTGAACACGATCGTGTCCTCGTCGACGACGAAGTTGACCAGCCGGATCGCCGGCAGCCCGGCATCGGTGTAGACCAGCCGGCCAAGTGGGAGCGACGCGAGCAGCCGCAGACAGTCCGCCGGCCCGATGATCTCCAGGCGGGATCTGTCGAACTGCTGCACCGTCCCGAACGTGTCCACGTCTCAACGGTCCGGCGATTCCGCGCGTGGCAGTAGGGCCGAAAGTCCCGAGCGGGAAGGGCCCCGTCGTGTATCACGAGCTCGCGGTCGGCGTTCTGTACCTGTAGAGAACTCTTGGAGGTTCCGATGGCACTGATCGAACTCACTGCAGACGACCTGTGCGCGATGGTGAGCTCCCCCTTCCCGTGTGAAGAAGGAACCATCATCGACCCGATCGCGGTCGCTCACTTCCTGGGTCTCGTCGAAACCGGAGCTGAGGTCTTCGGGGACGTCGATACCGGGATTGCCCCCATGAAAGGGCGGAAAGCCGACGGGCGTCTTGCCCTGGTGTCCTTGGCCTGCTCGATGGAGGCCAGCCAGGCCGTTGCGCGGGGGAGGACCGCGAGCCCGGACGCCGCCGAGAGCGAACCCGAACGCGCACACGTCAAGGACGCACTCGACGCCTTCACCGACGGTGTGATCGCGAGCCCGCCGGTCCTGAACACCGTGATCCCGCCACCTGGCACCGTCATCGTGATCGGCACCGTCGTCATCACGATCCCGACGCCGCCGCCCGTGCCGCCGCGTTGGGAAGAGGGCGAGCAGCTTGCCCGCACCGATCTGCTGGCCCTGGCTGTCCGTTTCCAGTCGGCGTCGAAGATGTCCGGCATCGGCACGACAGCGGAGGACCTCGCCGGGGCAGCGGCCCGGCTCATCGACGCTGCGATGGCGCGCTAACCGCGAACGACGTCGAGAGCCTGCCGGGCGATCTCCCATTCCTCGTTGGTGGGGATGACCAGCACGGCGACCGGGCTGTCCTCGGTCGAAACGATCCGTTCGTTCTCGGTGTTCCGGGTCGGGTCGAGGTGAACGCCCAGACCTTCCATACCGCTGAGCGTGGCGGCGCGGACCTCGGCGGAGTGCTGGCCGACGCCGGCGGTGAAGACGATCGCGTCGACGGTTCCCAGTACGGCGTAGTAGGCGCCGATGTACTTCTTCAACCGGTAGCAGTAGATGTCGAACGCGAGCTGTGCCCGCTCGTCCCCGGCCGCCCGCCGGCGCGACACCTCACGGAAGTCGTTCACGCCGGTGAGGCCTTTCAGCCCGGACTCGGAGTTCAGCGACCGGTCAGTCTCCTCGGCCGACCGCCCGGCGACCCGCGCGAGATGCCCGTGGATCGCCGGATCGAGATCGCCGGACCGCGTCCCCATCACGAGGCCCTCCAACGGCGTCAGCCCCATCGACGTGTCCACCGACTTGCCGCCCTGTACGGCGGTCGCCGAGCAACCGTTGCCGAGGTGCAGCACGATCAGGTTCACGTCCTCGAGTTCGCGCCCGAGCAACGCCGCGGCCTGACCTGCCACGAACGAGTGCGACGTACCGTGGAACCCGTACCGCCGGATGCCGTACTCGTCCTGCCAGGAACTCGGCACCGCGTACGTGTAGGCGTACGGCGGCAACGTCTGATGGAACGCGGTGTCGAAGACCGCGACATGCGGCAGGTCCGGCAACAGTCGCCGCGCGACCTCGATGCCCTCGAGATTCGCGGGATTGTGCAACGGCGCCAGCGGAACCAGGTCGGTCACCGCCGCGATCAACTCGTCGTCGACCAGCGCCGGCGCCGCGAACCGGTCGCCGCCGTGGACGACGCGGTGCCCGACGGCGACGATGTCCACCTCACCTAGCGCGGGACCATGCGTCTCGAACGCCCGTACGGCGGCCTCCAGCGCGGCCTCGTGATCGGCCACCGCCTGATCGTCGTCGAAGTCGCCCGCAGGCCCGTGGTGCAGGTGGTGGCTCTGCTCCTCGCCGATCTGCTCGACCAGCCCCGTCGCCGCGGCCTCACCGGTCTTGGCGTCGACCAGGCTGTACTTGAGCGATGACGAACCAGCGTTGATCACCAGCACGTGTCCACTCATCGCGCGCCACCCTGCTGTGCCTGGATCGCGGTGATCGCGACCGTGTTGATGATGTCTCGGACGGTCGCTCCTCGCGACAGATCGTTGACCGGCTTCCGCAGACCCTGCAGGACCGGGCCGACCGCGACGGCGTTCGCCGAGCGCTGCACTGCCTTGTACGTGTTGTTGCCGGTGTTGAGATCCGGGAACACGAACACTGTGGCCCGTCCGGCGACGGGGGAGTCCGGCAACTTCGTCCTCGCCACGGCGCTGTCGATCGCGGCGTCGTACTGGATCGGCCCCTCGACCGGCAGTTGCGGTGCGCGTTCGCGGACGATGTTCGTTGCCTTGGACACCTTTTCGACGTCGGTGCCGGCGCCGGACGTGCCGGTCGAGTACGACAGCATCGCGACCCGCGGCTCGACCCCGAACGAGGTGGCGGTCGCGGCGGACGAGATCGCGATGTCGGCGAGCTGCTCGGCCGTCGGGTCCGGGTTCACCGCGCAGTCGCCGTACACCAGGACCTGGTTCTCCAGGCACATGAAGAACACCGACGAGACGACGGAGACGTCCGGCACGGTCTTCACCACCTCGAGGGCCGGCCTGATGGTGTGGGCGGTGGTGTGGACGGCGCCTGACACCATCCCGTCCGCGAGTCCGAGCTGGACCATCATCGTGCCGAAGTACGACACGTCCCGGACGAGTTCGCGGGCGCGGTCGAGATCGACGCCGCGATGCTGCCGGAGACGGTGGTATTC
This Kribbella sp. NBC_00482 DNA region includes the following protein-coding sequences:
- a CDS encoding SPFH domain-containing protein, which translates into the protein MYVATTVLASPAARPWAILATLLVLAAVAAIEPRVVPRGHWLVVLRSGRTHRVLAGGLAIRVPLLERYVWLPRACTRRPFVVTARSQDGVEVRVSGEIGIRIVDPAVAVENALSPLDLALDEAERALIRTVARCGVTALAELPPYLELAIEIPGIQVTPVDLGNVEIALSPFSLRTVAHQEK
- a CDS encoding sensor histidine kinase, with the protein product MPLYWRVCLINGLVFVVGTAALALAPVTVSATVLVSEAVVLVLGLIGIVVLNSMLLRTSLAPLDRLIRLMDTVDLQRPGRRLPESRNGAVEQLVRGFNAMLERLETERGRSNAKALAAQEAERHRIARELHDEIGQGLTAVLLGLKQLSSGVPEAVQKDLLEVQETARATLDEVRGVARRLRPGVLEDLGLQAALAALATEFSSHGMHVRRVTSPGLPELGAERELVIYRVAQEALTNAARHSQARSVRLSLQRQGQAVVLAVDDDGTGLRGAEEGTGIRGMRERSLLIGAELSVGPGDTGTSVRLTVPLDQR
- a CDS encoding response regulator transcription factor, whose product is MIRILLADDHALVRRGVRLILDSEPDLQVVAEAGDGAEALQAFRETPVDLVVLDVAMPRMTGLQAARELSRRREPPRMLMLSMYDNEQYFFAALKAGASGYVLKSVADRDLVDACRAAGRGESFLYPGVMSTLVRDYLDRVRRGERVPGQVLTAREDEVVKLIAEGHSSKEIARILTISHKTVERHRANILQKLGMRDRTELTRYAIRAGLIEP
- a CDS encoding amino acid-binding protein; this encodes MDSLRTTLTGGTACDVCGRLPHPRRLRLTLAKLVAIAPVELALHAMVLAAHPPYLVSVAVLASVTTALVIWVVEPSTMRLLRSWLHAPKARPRNGIGTLWRIRVTLDDRAGTLESVTRQLSVLNANILGLHVHPIDDGVRDELVVSTPDDVTAAELEIAIESAGGRETHVWPTTALALVDGQTKALSLSARVVADPSELPHAVAELLGAQLVTNRATLAGQLPDDGTVLKVPSPWTGLFAFSRPGEPFTPAESARAHRLAELAEAAQTITR
- a CDS encoding Acg family FMN-binding oxidoreductase translates to MSDQLPKEHIEVLLAAAVAAPSMHNTQPWRFEIDGHVIDVYLDGSRTLPAEDPTGRAMRIAAGAATFNLRCAAETLGYGAWFGLAPYPLEEPDLLARIVIEPTAARNDELHDLAVQIPYRHTDRHPSDATAVAEGTRVSLLQAAYAEGAQLTWLAEDDVHAVLDLVRDTDLREIGDWHRRAERAHWVGGERTADGVPSSALGPRDVTYPATVRDLATRPTDRMRAERPFEQHPDLAVLSTDFDEPSDQVAAGAALQRVLLTATQAGVSASFLNQPLEYDDLRRSVQHLTGLPGHAHMIIRFGHHRSGSATARRPLADFLKEQS
- a CDS encoding sensor histidine kinase, with protein sequence MAEGSRGGWDEGALEHAGLSRVRLDALLQELLGRVDEFMEYQERLRALLDAVVGIGADLDLNSTLDRIVSASCELAGARYGALGVVGPDGKRLVRFITHGVTGDEIAAIGPYPEGHGILGLLIEHPEPIRLHDLAEHPRSYGFPANHPPMKSFLGVPVRTREHAYGNLYLTEKTGGADFTEDDERAVTALAAAAGVVIDNARLYADSEQRRRWHEITAEITQLMLGEFDADQALQLIAQRSREVAGAQVAAVLLTDADQLVVRAVDGPPGYSQYLGRRIPSDVPVLGRVTSGAGEQIVIEDLAQFLKDAGGLAEFPEGATLARTTLAPLPAGGAGTGGVLVVAIAQGADSRMADGADLVAMFAGQATLAVERAQAQRDRDMLAVLEDRDRIARDLHDLVIQRLFATGLQLQGMHRLVAPEHQQRLARAVDEIDTTIHELRAAIFELQQPEATASLRGDVHALVNEYAEPLGFRPQLTCTGPIDTVVPATVRPQILATIREALSNIVRHAEASHATVEITVSPGQVITRVTDNGIGIGLGTHRSGLRNLTDRAQALGGAVRISDNHPQGTVVELTAPVD
- a CDS encoding pyridoxamine 5'-phosphate oxidase family protein, with the protein product MDTFGTVQQFDRSRLEIIGPADCLRLLASLPLGRLVYTDAGLPAIRLVNFVVDEDTIVFSTGQGDKFRAAERGDVVAFEADEVDAERHIGWTVTAIGHLSVVTDDEVAELRRTLALHSWMPMEEPRLVRLGIESVHGRRLVPWGRRPRFR
- a CDS encoding acetate/propionate family kinase — translated: MSGHVLVINAGSSSLKYSLVDAKTGEAAATGLVEQIGEEQSHHLHHGPAGDFDDDQAVADHEAALEAAVRAFETHGPALGEVDIVAVGHRVVHGGDRFAAPALVDDELIAAVTDLVPLAPLHNPANLEGIEVARRLLPDLPHVAVFDTAFHQTLPPYAYTYAVPSSWQDEYGIRRYGFHGTSHSFVAGQAAALLGRELEDVNLIVLHLGNGCSATAVQGGKSVDTSMGLTPLEGLVMGTRSGDLDPAIHGHLARVAGRSAEETDRSLNSESGLKGLTGVNDFREVSRRRAAGDERAQLAFDIYCYRLKKYIGAYYAVLGTVDAIVFTAGVGQHSAEVRAATLSGMEGLGVHLDPTRNTENERIVSTEDSPVAVLVIPTNEEWEIARQALDVVRG